The DNA region GCCACATTTCACGGATTCCGACATTTACATCACCAAGACTCTCAAACTCCACGAGGGCGTAACTTTCCGCTTCGACGCCCAGATGTTCAACGCCTTCAATCACGCGAATTTTGCGCTGCCCAGCAACGTGGAGGCCGGTGTGCCGGGCTCTCTGATCCCAGCTCGCTTTGGAACCCTGCAAAGCACGATCTCACCGCCGACAGGGCTGCTCGGCGTCGGACTCGGCGGCGATAGTTCGCCTCGCATGATTGCTTTCCAAGGGAGGATCGAGTTTTAGACGGCGACCTGCAGGAAAGCGCTGCCAAGGATCGATAAACGCGCTCATCTTCAAGAAGTCATTCTGGATTGATGCGAAATCGCGAAGGCCGTCATTGAGGGCATTGCCCTGTTCCCGCAAGTTGACGATAGCGGACTGTACTGACAATGCGGCGGAGTTGAATGCGGGACCGGCACCACGCCTGAAAGCGCTGCGTCGGTCCTGCCTTTCTGGTTGGTGGGCTAGAACTTGAAGCGGTAACGGATCTCGGCGAAGGTCTCGCGCGGGTCGTTGTAGTGGAAACCGCCGAAGGTGAGGCTGTTATCGAGCAAAACGCGGCGGTTGGCTACGTTGACTGCCGTAACGGAGGCGGTGAGGTTCTCGCCGAAGCTGTGGCCGATGGAGAGATCGAAGGTAGTGTGCTGAGGTAGATAGGCATTGGGGTAGGGCGTGGTGGGGTCCGGGTTGCCGTTGTGGAATCCGGAGCCATAGTAGACGTTGGTAGAGACGGTGGTGCGGAGGGGAAGCGTCGCGTTGAACCCTACGTTAAGAGTGTTGCGTTGGTCGTGGTCAACGGGTGAGTAGTCGAAGCCGGCGTCGCAGGAGGGGTCACCGATGGGGGTACAAATGAGGCCCCCAGTGATGTTGCCGCGCTGCTCAGCGATCTGGTTAGAGTAGGCGAGGTGAGCCTGTCCCAAGTGCCAGAGTCGCGGTGAACGAAGGCTGAGTTCCCAGGCGCGGACAAGTGCTCCGTCGACCGTGACTGGAAAGTAAATACTAGAGTCGCCAAGGTTGGAGTGATCAAGGAAGTTGTTGATGCGGGTTTTGAAGGTGTCGGCATCGAGGAGCCAGCCGCGAAATGGTATTTGTACGCCGAACTGGTGCTCTTCGTCGCGCTCGCCGTGGAGGGAGACGAAGTCGGTGTTGTTGGCCTGGGCAAACTGCACGATGGGGCCCTTGGCGGTGAGCAGCGGCGGAGGCTGATAGAAGCGACCGTAGAAGCCTCGGAAGACCCAGTTCAACTTAGGAATGCGGACAGCAACGCCGAATCGTGGGTCGGTTTCATTTTCTGCGAACTGGCCTTGGAAGTGGGTCTGACGAAGACCCGCAATGAGCGTAAGCCACGAGGTCGCCTTGTAGTTGTCAGAGACGTATTCCTCGATGACACCTCCGGATGCGGAGTCAGGGGTCGAGAATTTGGGACTTCCACTCCCATCGTTGAAGATGGCGCCGAAAAGATAGTTATCGTGCTGGCCGAAGGAATAGAAGCCGGCCTGCAAGGTGTTGCGAGCGATCTGAGTCGTGATGGAGGCTTGGCCGCCGCCGTAGGTTGAGGAGCGGTTGACCGTAGTTGCTACCGGGACATCATTGGGATTCGATTCATAATCGGCCTTGTTGTAGTGGAAGAAGGGTGAGACCTGCAGGACAGTCGAGGGATTGAAGGTGCGGAGCCAAGAGAAGGCAGCCGTGCCGTCGGTCTCGTGCTGACCGTCGCGAAGACCACTAGAGTCGTACTGCTGGTTTTCAAAGCTGTTGGGATCGGGGTCGTAAGGGATCTGGAAGTAGTCCTGGCGAAGTTGCGTGACCAGACGGAACTGGTCCTTTGGGGTGCGGTTATAGATGAAGGATGCGAAACCGCCGTAGCCGTTACTGGCGTCGTGCAGCACCTGGCTGACAGGTGGCGCAAGGCCGTAATCGCTACGGTTGCCGTTGAGACTGGCGTAATAGGCGAACTTTTCGGTATGGTCGCCAAAGTTGATCTGGTCGTTGGTCTGGAAGAAGTTACCGGCGCTAAGAACAAGCTCAGCCTCGCGGTTGCGCTCGAAGCCGGTGCGGGGAACCACGTTGAAGACCCCGTAGGTGCGATCGCCGACATCGGAGGTGTAGCTTCCGCGTTGGACTTCGATGTAGTCGATGTCCTTGGGATCGATCTGTGCGCCGAGGTTGCTGGCGATGTTGGTGTTTGGGATCTGGACACCATCGATGAGCCAACTGACCTGGTGCCCACCGCGCATGTGAAGCATATCGTGGGTCATGTAAGCCCCAGGGACGTAGTCGGTGATCATGGCCATGCTGTTGGTGCGGTCTGCACCAGGTGTCAATGCGATGTCCTGGCGGCTGATGAGAGCGGTCGGGGTAACAGTGTTGATGTTGACCGTGTTCGTGTCGGTCGTGACAGTTACGGCCTGCTGCACAGCACCGAGTTGTAGTTCGAAGTGCAGGATGGGTGAGGTATCTGAGGCGAGCGCGAGGGTTTGCCGGACGCTGGCGAAGCCAGTTTGAGACGCCGTAACGACATAGTCGCCGAGCGGAACCGCTGGAATGGAGAAGGAGCCATCCTGGCCAGAGAGCGTGGTTTTAGTGAAAGCAGAGTTGGCCGCGTGAAGTTGGATGTGAACTCCCGCGATAGGGCGGTGCTGTGGATCATGGACGACACCGTGAACCTGACCGAAGATCGTAGCGTGGGCGGCGGGACTGCAAAGCAGTCCCAGAAAAATAAGGCAGGCAATAAAACGGCGCATAAAGCGACCTCCTGATCACAGGAACGTGACTTGTCGAAATCCAAACACTGGCAGCGCTCGCTTAACGGCTCCAAGGAGTCCGGAACGGATGCTGCCAAAGGGCAAGAATTAGCCGAGGAAGGAAGGTGGTCCGCGCTTTTGACGTGACCGGTCGCGAGAAATCCGCCACTTAGATTCCGTTTGAGCTATACCGCCAGTATGGGTTAGAAAAGGAACGAAGATGCTAGCCGAAGTTGCAAGCGACATCGGGTCTGAATGCATCGTCACAACAGTTCGCGGGCAATACGGGCACTTTTCGACAGGGGCAGTGAACTGCGTTCCCGTCTGGGCCGAGTTGCCACGGTCAGCCATGTTCATCAAACAATGATGCTTTCCATTCTTGCGACAGCAGATCGGCACACTCGCATCTGCATCTCTCATGGAAGCAAGGAGAGGCGAAACAAGAGGGAAGCTGAACAGTGCCAGCAACAAAATGGAGATGAGCTTACGCAATACCCTGATTGAACCTCAAAAACGTCCCGACTGCAACGGAAAGTCCGTTATTCGGCAGCCTCGTCGAGTGCGGACAGCGCAAGTATCATCAAGCCATGCCCCGCCCGTCGCTAACCCAGCTACTTGCAACCGTTACTCTCGGCATAGGGTTGGCTCACTCAGGATCAACTCAAACGTCAGTAAAACAGGTTGAATTATCGGGAGTTGTCCGCGACCAGTCCGGCCGATCTGTAATCGGGGCTGAGATCGAAGCCGCTGGCAAGACAACGTTGACAGACTCCTCTGGAGCGTACTCTCTGGCCGTCGTTCCCGGCCTTACGAAACTTGAGGTGAGCCTGCATCACCAGACTAGCTTCCGCATTGCGCTCGATGTGACACAGGATCGAACCTTCGATATTGCGCTCAGGGAGAACGATAGCGTGACGGTGCGGGCGGACGAAAATGCGCTCACACCCGATCCTTCGACCCAGGGATTCTCACGTTCCGATCTGCTCGATGCCAATCCGGGACGTCCTGGCGTTCCGCTCTCGATTCCCGGCTATCCGACCGAAACCGCTTCGGGTGGCATCAAGGCTCCCCAGTATTTCGCGCCCGGTGTCGCCGGCGACCACGGTGAGCCCATCGCGCAGTTCTTTCAGATCGGCGGGTTTCTCTTCCAGAACAATCTCACAGCGAATGCACATGGGAACGGCTATGCCGATCCCAACTTCGTCATCGCCTCCACCGTCGGTGGCGTCTTGGTCGATAACGCGGCCTACAACGCCCGCTATGGCGACCATTCCATCAATCTCGCGATCACCTATGACGTGAAAGACCGGCTGCCTTCGTTTGTCCAGGTAACAACGGACGGGCGCGATGGAGCCATCTCTGCAGGTTGGAGTCCAGAGAATATTTCGAAGAGAGGATGGGTCGCCGTTGAAGCTCTCTTTGGCAATGGCTTCCTGAAGCGGGCCGAGGAGAGGCAGCAATATAAGATCAATGCCTCGCGTACCTGGGAGATAGGAAAGCACGAGCTTACAGCCTACGGTCTGGGCTATTACGGTTTCTCCAGAATTCCTGGTCTAATCCCGATCAACACATTCGTCCCGAATGACTCCATTGACCTTCGACAACTCGACTTGACGCATACGAGTCTCGCGCTCCTCGCCGATCACTGGCAAATCTCGGAGAAGAGCGCACTGACAACGGGAATCTACTTTCGGACATACAGCCTCAAGTTGCAATCGAACTTTGGCGATGGTCTGATCCGTCAAAGCGAGTTCCGGACCGTGCAGGGCGGCAACGCAACCTACTCCGATCCACTCGGCCAAAACTGGCTTCTTCTCGTCGGCCTCGATGCACGACGCGATGCTCCGAGAGGTCTGGACCTCGCCAAAGCGGATGATGCAGGCCAGTTCCAGGCTGTGACCAGCAATGATTTGACGATCACGAATGTCTCGCCCTTCGTCGCTGTGACCGGGCAAATGCTACCGCAGCTTCAGGTCTACCTCGGACTTCGGCGGGACCAGATCCGTTTCGGCAATCGCGATAACATCCAAGCCGCAAACTCTTTCGATGCGTGGCCAGGGACAACAAGTCCTAAAGTAAACTTCACCTTTGGCAGGGCCGATGCTCCGGTTCTTCCTCAAATTGCTCTGAGCTGGGCGAAGGCTTTCCATGCCAATGACCCTCGCATCGGCGATGGCTCTGGTCGCGGAGATCTCCTCATTCCGGCCCGCGAATATCAACTGTTTGCGACGAAGCAGGTGCTTGGGAATGAAGTACGGCTGACGCTGGCGCACATCACCAATTCGGCAGAATTGGCAAAAATCGACCCCGATACTGGACTCCAGGAAGATGTCGGTCCTTCGATCAACCGCTTTCTGACGTTTGCCATCCGCCGCCGGATGAATCGTGGTTTCCTGCAAGTCTCATGGTCCGCGGCAGACGCGAGAGACAGGCGGCTTGGGCAACCGATCCCGGAGGCTCCGCGCACGATCATAGATGCCGTAGGCGGGCTTCCGCATCGTGGCAATCCGGAAGTAATTCCGCGTTACAAATCTCAATTGATGACAAATCGCCGATACACTCATTGAGAACTCCCCTCACATACACCCACGCGGCTGACAAGTGATGTGGAGTGCGTGGTGGCTACTTAGGTGCGACTGGCGGTTCGGCTTCGTAGTCGTCGATTTGGATATCCATCGAGATTCGCCGGACATTTGTAGACGGGCTTCGCTTCTTGGACCCTTATGGACCCACGGATGGACCTTTGAGTCCAGAGCTATATGAATAAGTAATTGAAAGTAAATGGTCGGCACTGGTGGACGATTTTCGAACTTTTCCTGACCTTGAGGTAACGTAACCACGATCCTATCTTTTGGTAGCGGCCTAGCCCCATCGGCCGTATTGGGGAACCGAACTGACGACCTCGACTCCGCCGTCAAAGGGAATAGGGAATAGAAGGATGCGACAAAGAACGTGTATAGAATACCGCCGACCGATACCGTTCCGAAGAAGCCAGTGTGCTGATGGCCGAAGTTGAGGTTGCAAAACTGTCTGTGGCCGGAAATACCGCAGTCAATGGATGTGTACCGGCCGCAAGAGAGGAGGTGACTAAGGTGGCTTGGCCCGAATTATTGACAGTGCCCGCGCCAGGCATTCTGGACGCGTCATAGAAGCTGATCGTACCGCTCTAACGGCGGAGGCACCTGCCGTAACCGATGCAGAAAGAGTAACCGCCCGGCCCAGGTTCCCAGGATTGGGAGAGGCGGAGAGGTTTGTCGTGGTGGCAATAACGTTTGATGGAATGATCGTCTCGATAAGGGAAGCCGAGCTGGGCAATAGACCCGACATGCCGCCGAAGCTCGCCGTAACAAGGTAGCTGCCTGCAACCAGTGTGCCAACGGTGTACGTAGCAGAACCAGTCGCATCCGTTGTGAACTCTACTGGAGTGCTCGGACCAACCAGGAGGACGGGAGGTCAATGAGCGTCTTCTCGTCGATTCCGCCAATGATACAGGCTCAATACTTTCGATCGCCTATGGGGAATCTGAAATTGAGGCCATCAGCACCGGTTTGGCACCAGGCCCACAAGGTGGCAACTTCCTCGGAACGAACCTGCTTAATGTGCCGGCAAACGGTATCGCAAGGGGCCCTAAGTCCGCATTCCGCTTTGCGAAAAATTACTTTTCTGCGGAGCTCACCCATCACGAGATATCCGTGTCGAAGGCATTTATTGTCCGGTCCAATACCAGGGATCGTTTGAGTCCTCTGACCCATTATTGAACCATATCTGGGAGACAGGCGCCTATACCGCGCATCTCTGCATGCAGGATGACGTTTGGGACGCTCCCAAGCGTGATCGTGGACGCTGGAGCGGTGACCTTGATATCTCTGGCAGAGTGATTTCCGATGTTTTCGGCGATAGTTTACTGCTGGAGGATACACTGCGCAATTTGATAACAGGACCCGATAGAACGACTACGGGTATACCCGACTATACAGGTCTGTGGATCACCACGCTCTACGATCTCTATCTGCACAGCGGCGACCGAGCTTTTTAGCGACGCAGCACGACAACATTGTGAGCCTTCTTGAAGGCATGGATGCAAACCTGGATAGTTCCAACATATTTACAAACCCAAAGCATGCGTGGATGTTCGTCGATTGGTCCCAGGAATGAGCACCTACACGAAGGACGCTCGCATCGGTACGCAGATGCAGTATGTGCGAGCCTACGTGGCTGGTTCAAAGTTACTGGCGGAACTGGGAGATGCGGCGACACCGGCGAAGTTTGCGGCACACGCAAAGCGGGTAGCCGATGCTGCTATTGCAAGCTACAAGAATCCGAAGACCCAAACTTACGGGAGCACCTGGCATCTCAATACACTCGCGGTCCTGGCATTGGGTGAGGAGTCAAACCATGCGATTTGGGATAGCGTGCTCGCAAAGGTCAAACAGGACTCTCCCACAGATGAAGTCGTGAGCCCCTACTTCAATACCTATGTGCTGGACGCGATGGCGAAGATGGGCCATCGCGAAGATGCACTGATGTGGATAAGGAAGTATTGGGGCGGTATGCTGGCGGAAGGAGCCACCAGTTTCTGGGAAGCCCATGATCTCCGGTGGCAGAAAGCTAATCCGCACCTTGGCCTTCAGGCAGATGGAACCACGGGATACTTCATTTCCATGGCCCACGGCTGGTCGGCAGGACCGACGGCATGGTTTCAGAGAGAAGTGCTTGGGATCAAACCTACATCTTCTGGATTCAAGTAACGCTCGCACCTATAACGTCGGTCCTTATTGCGGAGATTTATCCGAATGGCGTTCGTTCCCGCGGCATATCAGTATCTATCAGCGCTCTCTGGGTAGCCTCGTTCCTGCTCACGTATACCTTTCCCATATTTTAAATAAACTGCTATGCCCCGGGGGAGTTTTTTCTGCTCTATGGGTCGTGTGTGTAGGCGGAAGTGTGTTCGTTGCAATGGCAGTGTCTGAAACTAGAGGTCGATCTCTCGAGGACATCGAAGCAACGACGACATAGCGTGGTCAATCGCACATGCTTCTGCCCGGCTCATGCCCCCTGAGAACTGTACGCAGCGTGGGCATGCTGCTACTGCGAGAGATCGTCTTCACCTTTCGATTGGAGAACGACGAAAGGTTACTGCGAAAAATGACGTGGGTGCGAGCCTGAGAGTTAATCGCAGGTTTCCTTGTTTCAGCAAATGCGCCAACAGGTTTTCGTATGCCACTTTTCCTTGAGTGTAAGGTCGCTGATAAATCGATGCCAGGACCTTGCCCTCTTCGATAATCGGGATCAGCTCCTGAAATAGATCCGTGGTTACGATCTGTACTTTTCCCAGCAAACCAATTTTGTCGAGCGCGTCTAGGACGGGAAGGCTATTTGCAGTGATGAGCTGGAGACCGTCAGGGCGATCTTTCCTCTTCATCAAAGTGAGCGTTTGCAATCGAAAATCGTTGATCTAGATTGAGGATCCAGCCGGCGAGGTCGTTTTATAACTCAGCCTTTCGACCATCTTGAGGACACTTGCTTTCGTACCTTGCTTACGCCGGCTCGTCCATGGAGAGCTCGATCAGCTGGCCCAATCGAAATCTTGAGTGCTCCTGCAATGTCCTTGATGCCTGCGACGTTATCTCTGGTATTCATGGATTTTCTCTGCACCTCATCTTTCCTCCACAAGAATGGAGCCGACTGGCGTTCTCGTTACCGGAAACATCGCATCTCGTAATGCAGCGCCCATAGGCCTGCATTCCTTAGTCTGGAGTTGGGTGGGGGCCCGCAACTGACATTTGCCAAACCCATAACTCCGATGAGGGGAATAGGAAGAGGTCCAGCAAGTACGGCGACCACCCTATTTTCAAGGTCAGCTATTTTTACAGGTGGAAGGAAATATTCGCTCTTGACAATCCGATGTTCGTGTGGAATCGTTCTATCCGGCAACGTACACGGTATCGAGCGGAAGTGACTAGACAGATGTCAGACAGGCTGCTTACTTGAGTCTGCCTTTCATTGAGGGCAAGCTGCATCCGCTTTCGACGATGTTTG from Edaphobacter paludis includes:
- a CDS encoding TonB-dependent receptor, whose translation is MPRPSLTQLLATVTLGIGLAHSGSTQTSVKQVELSGVVRDQSGRSVIGAEIEAAGKTTLTDSSGAYSLAVVPGLTKLEVSLHHQTSFRIALDVTQDRTFDIALRENDSVTVRADENALTPDPSTQGFSRSDLLDANPGRPGVPLSIPGYPTETASGGIKAPQYFAPGVAGDHGEPIAQFFQIGGFLFQNNLTANAHGNGYADPNFVIASTVGGVLVDNAAYNARYGDHSINLAITYDVKDRLPSFVQVTTDGRDGAISAGWSPENISKRGWVAVEALFGNGFLKRAEERQQYKINASRTWEIGKHELTAYGLGYYGFSRIPGLIPINTFVPNDSIDLRQLDLTHTSLALLADHWQISEKSALTTGIYFRTYSLKLQSNFGDGLIRQSEFRTVQGGNATYSDPLGQNWLLLVGLDARRDAPRGLDLAKADDAGQFQAVTSNDLTITNVSPFVAVTGQMLPQLQVYLGLRRDQIRFGNRDNIQAANSFDAWPGTTSPKVNFTFGRADAPVLPQIALSWAKAFHANDPRIGDGSGRGDLLIPAREYQLFATKQVLGNEVRLTLAHITNSAELAKIDPDTGLQEDVGPSINRFLTFAIRRRMNRGFLQVSWSAADARDRRLGQPIPEAPRTIIDAVGGLPHRGNPEVIPRYKSQLMTNRRYTH
- a CDS encoding substrate-binding domain-containing protein translates to MKRKDRPDGLQLITANSLPVLDALDKIGLLGKVQIVTTDLFQELIPIIEEGKVLASIYQRPYTQGKVAYENLLAHLLKQGNLRLTLRLAPTSFFAVTFRRSPIER
- a CDS encoding TonB-dependent receptor, with amino-acid sequence MRRFIACLIFLGLLCSPAAHATIFGQVHGVVHDPQHRPIAGVHIQLHAANSAFTKTTLSGQDGSFSIPAVPLGDYVVTASQTGFASVRQTLALASDTSPILHFELQLGAVQQAVTVTTDTNTVNINTVTPTALISRQDIALTPGADRTNSMAMITDYVPGAYMTHDMLHMRGGHQVSWLIDGVQIPNTNIASNLGAQIDPKDIDYIEVQRGSYTSDVGDRTYGVFNVVPRTGFERNREAELVLSAGNFFQTNDQINFGDHTEKFAYYASLNGNRSDYGLAPPVSQVLHDASNGYGGFASFIYNRTPKDQFRLVTQLRQDYFQIPYDPDPNSFENQQYDSSGLRDGQHETDGTAAFSWLRTFNPSTVLQVSPFFHYNKADYESNPNDVPVATTVNRSSTYGGGQASITTQIARNTLQAGFYSFGQHDNYLFGAIFNDGSGSPKFSTPDSASGGVIEEYVSDNYKATSWLTLIAGLRQTHFQGQFAENETDPRFGVAVRIPKLNWVFRGFYGRFYQPPPLLTAKGPIVQFAQANNTDFVSLHGERDEEHQFGVQIPFRGWLLDADTFKTRINNFLDHSNLGDSSIYFPVTVDGALVRAWELSLRSPRLWHLGQAHLAYSNQIAEQRGNITGGLICTPIGDPSCDAGFDYSPVDHDQRNTLNVGFNATLPLRTTVSTNVYYGSGFHNGNPDPTTPYPNAYLPQHTTFDLSIGHSFGENLTASVTAVNVANRRVLLDNSLTFGGFHYNDPRETFAEIRYRFKF
- a CDS encoding MFS transporter, which produces MVSERSAWDQTYIFWIQVTLAPITSVLIAEIYPNGVRSRGISVSISALWVASFLLTYTFPIF
- a CDS encoding Ig-like domain-containing protein; the encoded protein is MPGAGTVNNSGQATLVTSSLAAGTHPLTAVFPATDSFATSTSAISTLASSERYRSAVFYTRSLSHPSIPYSL